From the genome of Prionailurus bengalensis isolate Pbe53 chromosome D1, Fcat_Pben_1.1_paternal_pri, whole genome shotgun sequence:
ATTGCAGCCCTGCTTAGGAGTGCCTGTGCCATGATTCCACTTCTGGCTCGGCtggccttctttcctttctgccacTCTCACATCCTTTCTCATTCATATTGTCTGCACCAGGACATGATCCGCCTTGCCTGTGCTGACACCCTGTTTAATGTTATATATGGGTTGCTTCTTGTCGTTGTGCTGTGGGGAATGGACTCTCTGGGTATTTTTGTGTCTTATGTGTACATTCTTCACTCTATATTAAAAATTGCATCACGTGAAGGGCGGCTTAAGGCTCTCAACACGTGTGCGTCCCACATCTGTGTTGTACTCATTTTATATGTGCCTATGATGGGGCTATCTATTGTCCACCGTTTTGCCAAACACTCCTCCCCACTGATCCATATCTTCATGGCTCACATCTACTTATTGGTTCCACCTGTGCTCAATCCCATCATCTATAGTGTGAAGACCAAACAGATTCGCCAAGGAGTCCTCTACCTACTTCTCCGCACAAAAACCGGTTCTACTATGTCTTAAGGCATGATCTTAGACATTGATGGCATCAATCTAAATGATGTAAACATATACTTGTTTGTCCACACTAGGTATGCTGGCATCCCAGTtgtgaacaaaagagaaagaggagatatAGAATCCACAGAGTATCAGGAGAAGTGCTTAAAGGAGAGAGCTGGGGTCCTTGGGACTATACAACTTAACATGTGCTTCATAAATTACCTTTAAATATCAGTACATGTAGGTGTTGAGTGTTTTAGAAATCATTTCCATCtattcccttccatttctaatcCCAACCCTCCATGAGCACTTACCCATTaagttttcattaaatatattaaaaccaggggtgcctgtgtggctcagtcggttaagcttctgactgttgttttaggctcaggtcatgatcttcagtttgtgagattgagccccatgttgcgctctgcgctggcagcatggagccttctatgttttctctctctcgccctctatctctgctcctcctctgctctctctccctttctctcacagaaaataaataaataaataaataaataaataaataaataaaactcatgtTTCTTTGCTTCTTGATACTCTGTAGTTGTTTGGAAATCTTATATTGCCCTTCTTGTTATAACAATGTGTTTGTATATCTgctattctttccttcttaaagATGGAAAACATTTTATCTTGATATAAGAGCATATTAGGGTTCAAAGCAGAACTTATCAATCCTTATTGTGAATCAGcatcatattttaaagtttatacacATGTCTGCCCTACTAAGAAATTTAGTTTGCTCAGGAATAGAAAAGGCCAActgcatattttttattctcttaatttttagaaataattttaattttataaaaatttgagaCTCAGTAATTTTGGAAATACCCCAGACACCGTGATATGATGTCAATGATTATAATCCATTGAGTAAAATGTATCTTAATAATAATTTAGGACATACTATTTCTTTAAGTGTAAAaaagtactggggtgcctgggtggctcagtcggttgagtgtctgacttcagctcaggtcatgacctcaaggtctgtgggttcgagccccacatccagctctgtgctgacagagcctgcttcaaattttgtgtctttctctctgccgctcccctgctcactctctctctctttctctctctctttatctctcaaaaataatgaattaacattaaaaatttttttttaaataagtgtaaaaaagtACTATCCTTGGTATTCCTGGCTATGAGGTATTTCACTTATGTAACAATATAACTCACTAGGTGTAGCTACCTATAAATTTGTGGTAGCAGGAAACAGCTACAGATTCGGGTCTCTTAATTTTATCTCGAACTCCTTTCAATATACAAAACTATCTTTCCTTATAATTCTGAAATTAGCTAACAAATGGCTGTGCATAGGGTTGTATAGAAAACTTGCAAATGTAATTGAATTTTCTAGTTTGTCTGGCTATACTTGTGCAAAGGCAAAAAGTAAGCGAAGGGTacaaataagatattaaaaaatgtgttatagTTCCCAGTATTCGTGTATTTGTGGAAGTCTTAATAATAACCTATTTTTACCTATCTGGTTCTACCTAGTATAGCAACTGTGCTTTGAAGAGTTTGCTACTTGTAAAGATGAATATATGCTTGGTATAAAAGTGACACCAAGACTTTATTGAatgtaaatgattaaataaatgaatcaatcacTGAATAAAGGATACTTTGGATATTAAAGAAAATCGAGGAAAAGATTTGACATGTCACGAACCCCCATGTCATCTAATAAAAGAGATCTTACTAACTTAAAATTAGTGTTTCAAATTTCAGTCATATGGAGCACATCTAcaatttatttctgctccttaGTTTTCACTCAACTATGTCTGTTTGCCCTTTTATCCTATTTCTTGATTCTAATTGCCAACTGCCCCTGTCCTTTTAGCATATTCACCTTGAATAAAAAATGTCAACTAAAAATAAAGCtatgtaaaaatcaaaattaggtaatatttgttgtaataaataattaaatcaaattgataggaaaaattaaaattttgagaatGAGCATTACCATCAGCCACACattgtatatataacatttaactATTGCtaatcatctttaaaataagccatacagagaaagacagataccatatggtttcactcttatgtggatcctgagaaacttaacagaaacccatggaggaggggaaggaaaaaaaaaaaaagaggttagagtgggagagagccaaagcataagagactcttaaaaactgagaacaaactgagggttgatggggggtgggagggaggggagggtgggtgatgggtattgaggagggtaccttttggggtgagcacttggtgttgtatggaaaccaatttggcaataaatttcatatattgaaaaaaataaataaaaattagaagtattaaaaaaaaaagaaacccatacatgaatgaatgaataaataaataaataaataaataaaattagaacttcaaattcaaaatatattttgacctTTCCTAGTCTTTGTGCTCTAAAAAACGAAGTCTTACTAGTTTTTATTTGCTAACGGAAATATGTTTAAACTATTGCATACtagattttgcattttacatgCCAATAAAACTACTTTAAATGAACACCTACATAGATAATCTAAATTTTGagtttacaaattattatttactatactcacttcttaaatttattattagtattacattatattcataaaatgtattttactcaAAACATTTAGAAAccagatatattcaaaattaaaatatttcttctcagtAAAATACAGTTGGTAGGGAGATAAGTGAATataacaatgaatgaatgagtgaacaaggTTGTATTAGGAGTTGAGAACAGAAGCATTATCCTATTTTGGAACCTTAATGAAGGCAGGAGTTTAGTCTTCTGGCAAGCATCTGGTGCTCCAAAAACAAGAAGGTCTCTTGTTCCTGCCTAGAATTGCAACAATACGACTAAAGCATCTTTCTCACTTGTACGTGGATTTATAAATTAGGGTACACTATTACTCATATTACCTTGTTTGACAAAGTCTTGAGTGGTTATTTGCCTTTTGAAAGCATTCTCTGCCTTCTTGCAGAATCTGTAAGATAACcagaagccaaaataaaaattcatttgtgtATTTGAATCCCCTATCATCAGGCAAATGTGCAATgcaattatttttgtaatgtcaAATGTTATCTTATAAGTTATACATTAATCATCTTGATGCTGCAGAAGGCTCTTGGTGGCAAAACacaatggcaagaaaaaaatgatagagaaGATCACTATCCCTTTTGTCATCTAAGTATCTGGCATTTTCTTCTATACAAAGCATTGCACTGCAAAATACTTCATTATCCCACTTAGCCATTCAGTTATTCAGTCTGATatcttaaataataaaagcatgatTTCCTTAGAAAACGTGTATTATCATAATTACCTGGTTACACATAGAATCTAGAAACAGCCATATGCATTTGTAAAGAGAATgataacaatataaatattttcaagacaCTCCATTCAATTAATTCAACCACTAGAGCATTTATTATGCTCATGATgcaattttttattctcttatgcCAGGGGTagattttaggtcttttattaATTGACAGGTGAATATTCTCTAGAGGAGAAAAGGGATTACATGCAGGAATTATGACAGATAGATTTATAGATGATAGTTTGTCCCAGCTACTATAGAATGAAATTAGTAGGAATGTTTGGTGTGTAAAAACCAATAAACTAGAAAAATTGCAGGTGCTTATATAAAAGAGCCAAATGAATCCAGTGAACATAATCTTGACCATTTGCCatgatttatcttttttgagaATTTCCCTGGCACAATTTCAACCCTGTTAATCAGAATATTAAGTGCTGTAACAGATTGATGCAGTTTTAACAATATGACCCAATATGGGGCAATTAGCCTGGCTGTGTCCTTCCTGAGTCACAGATATTTAAATTGCTTGAATGTATGCCATGTCTCATACTGTTTTTCTGTCTACTTAATCTAACCAAAGTAACTTTCATTTGTGTgtagccaaaataatctttattacaCCAAGGTATTAAAGGAGATAGCAACATTTTCTGAAAGATAAGGGAAAGTTTtttaagaggaaaggaaagaagtattTAAAGTATAGGTCTTATTTAATACATAAGGACATAGTAGGGAGTTTGTTACATAAAATTATTAGCATTTGGCTTTTGACTAGGTAATGCATTTACCtatttaacaatgtttattaaatttttttatattctaggtTCGGTAGATGTAATGATGAAGCTGGAATCTGAACTAAGCCATGACTTACAGAGTTTACATTTTGTCCTGTCCATAGCAAATTGACATAAAGGAGGAATTGTGtatttaaaaaggatatttaaGCCCCCTGTGCTTACAGTGACATTCCACTGATTTTTACCTCATTATGTTGAGATATTCCTTGATGGTACTGAAGCAGTTCCTTATTAGCTTCCTGTTTACCCTATGTCGGGAAGACAGCATTTAGAAATGTGACTATTTTAAGCTCTATTCAGAGGTTAAGTGTTTTGGGAATGGATCTGCCCAGGTTGATTCAGACTTGACATTTAAACCTGATCCCCATCCTGGACTTACCTGTTCCTTGTTGCTTCATAACCTTTGAGTCATTTTGGTTTGTTACAGAGCCCTAGTACATGCATCCTTATCTCCTTTGTCTTTACTCCATAAACAATGGGGTTCATAGTGGGTGGCACCAGTAAGTAGAGGTTTGCCAGGAGGATAAGGACATGCTTGGGTACATGATCTCCAAAGCGATgggtaaagaaggaaaagaaggccaGAGTATAAAATATCAAGATGACACATATATGAGCTCCACATGTTGCAAAGGCTTTTGTCCGGGCTTCCCTAGAAGGTAGTTGGAAGACTGTTCTCAGGATTAGCCAGTAGGACAGGGAGATGAGGACAAAGTCTAGCCCTGTGGTGAGGAGAGCAGCAGTGAGCCCATAAATGCTATTGAGGGCAATGCTATTACAGGCCAACTTGGCAATGCCCATGTTCTCACAGTAGGTATGGTGGATGATGTTTTCCCGGCAAAAGCGTAGCCGGAGAATGAGGAGGACACCAGGAGTGACCACAGCCACACTCCGAGTCACCAGAGCCAGACCCACCTTGCTAATGAGAGAACCTGTAAGAAAGGTTGCATAATGGAGTGGTGTACAGATAGCCACGTAACGATCAAAAGCCATGGCCAAGAGAACAGCAGATTCAGAGaggaacagagcatgaacaaaAAACATCTGTGTGAGACATGCAGGGAATGTTAATGGGGAAGGACCCTGCCAGAAGATAAGAAGCATTTGGGGCACTGTCACAGTACAAAGGAGAACATCATTGAGTGCCAGCATGGCCAGGAAGAGATACATGGGTTCATGGAGGTTCCTGTCCCCAACCACCACTGCCATAACCAGGCCATTGCCTATCACAGCCAAAAGGTACATGAAGCTGAAGGGGATGGAGATCCAGATTTGGAAGTCTTCTAATCCTGGGACTCCAGTCAGCAGAAAGGCAGTGAGGTGAGTGGATGTAGAATTGGATATTCTTGTAGACAGGTGGCCCAAGTCTGTTTCATGAAAATTAGAGAGAAAATAGCTGCagtaaatattaatagaaaacaCATTCCTTCATCCTAGTTAAGATCTAACCATTAATTCTGGGATAAGGAagtagaaacagaataaaatcatctgaaaaaaattattaaaaatctgaatgagggtgcctggctggctcaggcaatagagcatgtgacttttgatcttgaggTCTTGAGCCTGAGtttcaagtcccactttgggcttaCATCTtactaaacacacacaaacacaacaaacaaaaaaaacaccccccccccaaacctgaATGATTACGGGCAAATCACTTCCCTTTTATGGGGCATCTtgttctctctgaaaaaaaaatatgaatcagaACAATAAGTGGTAAAcctttatttttgtaaacttaATTGTTACAAACACATGATTTAGGTATATGTCTTTTGAACTTTCAACTGTGCCGTGTATATAGTTTTTGCCTTTCTAACttgataataatttattaaatacaaaaaagtaatttgtatttattttttctatgtaaCACTGAATAGAAGACTGGAGAGagttaatattccattgtttgacAAAGTTAACGGGAGGACGTGGGTTGGATGGTCAACTAATACATAATGAGTCAGCATGAAGATTCCAATTCTTATTTTCCATCCAGATGGTGTGAGTGATTTTCCTTGGCTTACTTTTtctacaataaagaaaatgttttattctgcCTCTCATTTCAACTCTTGAAGACAATAGTTTAATTACCATGAAATTTAAACTGCTTTGCTAAAGTTGTAGTGTTATTCAGACCCTAACAAGCACATTCAAGGATCATGAAATGGAGTCAAGGAAGACGAAGACAAATGAAACTCCAGAGTACAGAATGTTCTCATTCAGAACAAGACAGTCACTGAAGATGTCAAGGCCCATGATTATTCAATTCCTATTATTGAAAGACCCAACCGCAGAGTAGAGTGACTAAAATGTTCACAttcacaaacaaaagaataagatcACATtttagcaactttaaaaaaaatttaatgtttacttgtttttgagagagagagagagagcaagcgagaatgggggaggggcagagagagagagagggaaacacagaatccgaggcaagctccaggctctgagctgtcagcagagagcctgacgcaggggttgaatccacaaaccaggagatcatgacctgagccactcaggcgcccccacattttaGCAACTTTTTAAAGTAGCAGCAGTTCTTACTTTTCACATATcaaaaaattttgaataaaaatagcttttgtaaaaaaaaaaaaaaaacacctcaaatatcttttcccagggcttataaaacacaaattcaatTAGTCAAGTTTGTAATCAAATGCAATACTTTTGGTAAAGGCACCAAGTATGTTTATAAACACTTTTTGACTGCAAATCATAAGAGGTTTCAAAAAGATGGATAATAAATGCTGTTTTCACTAAAAAGAACCACCAAAATCTAGAATCTGCAAAGGATCCACTTTTCATGTTACACCGCCACGAGAATGGAAAACTACACTGTAGTGCAAGATGTCTGTCATCCCTTTGTTAATTGAAACCCTTTTCAGATTATCCCAACCCTTAACAAAGAAGTAGGACACATTATCAcatgaattaatacatatttattctatCGTCCTTCACACTgtcttcactctctctctctctctcttcctctctctctctttctctattgagatgatgaagaaaagacaaaatttttcaTCAAAAGGCAAACACATAGAAGAGATGAAATGGTTTTTAATGCAAGTCCAGGAGAGAATTTTTGAATGGTTGTTTTGGAGGTATAAACACAACTTTAATTAGCCTGGTAAGATTGAGGCTTTGCTTCTTTTATCTGGTTGTTTCCCAGCAGTGCCTGGCTTTGCCATGTAGCAGTCACACAGAAAATGTCAGCATATTTAAATAGAAGACATATCACATTTCAGCACAGGGATGGGCAATATGGCAgtaatggtaaaaataataattatatagatGTATTAATGCTTACCATGTGCTAAGCATTTTCTTAAAACTCATTCTAATCACTTTACATAGATTATCCATTTTAATGGTAACAACTACTATATGAATAACTATTGTTAGTACCTAATTTTACACAGAAGGGAACTCAGGTACTCAaggactttcccaaggtcacatcacTAAAGAGTATGTAAATCCTGTTTCAAAATCAGGGATCTAATTGCAGCACCCACAGTATTAACCACTAAACTATGCTAACTTACCTTTTAGATGCATGAGTTTTCTAAATCATTGGGAACATAAAAATGGAGATCTTGAATTTCCTCTTAGCACTGTCCACAGTGGTATTCTTAGGTCTTAAGTAAAAACGTCATGTCTAGCTTA
Proteins encoded in this window:
- the LOC122484255 gene encoding olfactory receptor 51L1-like: MATLNSSNTLSSTFYLSGIPGYEEFHHWISIPFCLLYLVGIMGNCTILHVVRTDPRLHQPMYYFLAMLSLTDMGMSMPTMISLFRVLWSISREIQFSTCVVQMFFIHTFSFTESSVLLAMAFDRYVAICHPLRYATILTPRLIMKIGIAALLRSACAMIPLLARLAFFPFCHSHILSHSYCLHQDMIRLACADTLFNVIYGLLLVVVLWGMDSLGIFVSYVYILHSILKIASREGRLKALNTCASHICVVLILYVPMMGLSIVHRFAKHSSPLIHIFMAHIYLLVPPVLNPIIYSVKTKQIRQGVLYLLLRTKTGSTMS
- the LOC122484256 gene encoding olfactory receptor 52Z1-like, translated to MPNVFSINIYCSYFLSNFHETDLGHLSTRISNSTSTHLTAFLLTGVPGLEDFQIWISIPFSFMYLLAVIGNGLVMAVVVGDRNLHEPMYLFLAMLALNDVLLCTVTVPQMLLIFWQGPSPLTFPACLTQMFFVHALFLSESAVLLAMAFDRYVAICTPLHYATFLTGSLISKVGLALVTRSVAVVTPGVLLILRLRFCRENIIHHTYCENMGIAKLACNSIALNSIYGLTAALLTTGLDFVLISLSYWLILRTVFQLPSREARTKAFATCGAHICVILIFYTLAFFSFFTHRFGDHVPKHVLILLANLYLLVPPTMNPIVYGVKTKEIRMHVLGLCNKPK